The genomic region TTGACCCAGAAGTAGGAGTTGCCGTAGCCGTCGGGCACGGACTGGCGGGCGATCTCGAGCATCGCCTCGTAGCCGGTGTTCGTGATGAACCCGAGCCGGTCCACCTTGCCCTCGAGGAGCTGGTTGGTGGCCACCGTGGTGCCGTGGCTGACCGCGGAGATCGCGTCACCCTCGCCCTGCGGCAGGCCCATCAGGCCGAGCACCTTCTCGATGCCGGCCATGAAGCCGTCAGCGGGGTTGCTCGGGGTGGACGGGGTCTTGGTGGTGACCAGCGAGCCGGAGTCCTCGTCGAGAGCGACCACGTCGGTGAAGGTGCCACCGGTGTCGATCCCGATCCGGATCCGGCGCTGCGCTGGAGAGGTAGCGTCGGCCATGGATCGATTCAAGCGGTCCGCGACCCCGCCGAGCCACGGCATACCTTGCCGTAGGAACCGCGATTCCTCGACAATCTCTGCCCAGTCTCGCTAAACCGGCCGCGCGTTGTAGACGCCCGCCGGCTCCTGGCCGGTGAGCGCGCCGATCGCTGCCATCACCTCGTCGGTGAGCTCCCGGCGGGCCCGGCCCGCGGGCAGGCCCCCGAAGCGGCCGGCCACCTGGATCGGGGCGCCGAACTCGACGGTGATCGGGACGATCCGGGGCAGTCGGGCGCCGACCGGCTGGAGCCGCTCGGTGCCGGTCAGCCCGACCGGCACGACCGGGCATCCCGCCGTCAGCGCCAGGTGGGCCACACCGGTGCGGCCCCGGTAGAGGCGCCCGTCGCGGGAGCGGGTGCCCTCGGGGTAGATCCCGAAGGCGTCGCCGCGGCCGAGCACCTCCAGCGCGGTGTCCAGGCTGGCCAGGGCGGCCTTGGAGTCGTCCCGGTCGACCGGGAGCATGCCCAGCCCCTCGAACCACATCCGGCTGAGGGCACCGCGCACCCCGGTGCCGGTGAAGTAGTCGGACTTGGCCAGGAAGACCACCTTGCGGGGCACCACGACCGGGATCACTATCGAGTCCGCGAACGAGAGGTGGTTGCTGGCCAGCACCACCGGTCCGGTGCCCGGCACGTTCGCGAGCCCGCGCACGGTCGGGCGCCACACCGCCTTGGCCAGCGGGGGCACGACCGAGTGCAGGGCGCGGTAGAGCACGTGCCCAGTCTGGTGGTTACCGGCCGGTCCGCCGATTCCGGGCGTCCCGATCAGCCGGTCACCCGCAGCGCGAGCAGCACGATGTCGTCGTCGACGAGCAGGCCCACCTCGCCGAGCAGGTGGTCGCACACCGCCTCCGCGTCGAGGAAGCGGCGGCCGTCGAGCTCGGAGACCAGCCAGCGCACGCTCTCGTCGAGCGGTACGCCGCGGCGCTCGATCAGCCCGTCGCTGTAGAGCAGCACCGTCGACCCCGGTTCCAGGACCACCGAGTGGCTGCCGCGCTCCGCGGTGGGGTCCAACCCCAGCAGCAGGTCCGGGGCCCGCTCCAGGACCCGGGCGGTGCCGTCCGGCTCGATCAGCACCGGCGGCGGGTGCCCGGCGCTGCTCCACTCCAGGAGCCGGCCGGCGCTGCCCTCGATGGGCCGCACCTGGCCGAGGACGGCGGTCGCGACCACGTCCAGGCCGAGGCCGAGCACCGCCCGGTCGAGGTCGCCGAGCATGGTCGCCGGCTCGGACCACCGGGTGACGGCCACGCCCCGGGTCAGGTTGCGCAGCTGCGCCATCGCGGCGGCGGCGTTCTCGTCGTGACCGGCGACGTCTCCCACCACCACTGTCAGCGAGCCGTCGCGCAGCTCGAACGCGTCGTACCAGTCGCCGCCCACCTGGGCCACCTCGAGGGCTGCCTGGTAGCGGACCGCCACCTCGAGGCCGGGCACGGTCGGCGGCCGGCTCAGCAGGCTGCGCTGGAGCGCCTCGGAGAACGAGCGCTCCGCCTCGAGGGCGGCCACCCGGTCCAGGGCCTGGTCGACGGCCCCGCCGAGCAGCGCGACGAAGCCGAGGTAGTCGGCGTCCTCCGGCAGGTGCGGATGGAGCCGGACGCCGAGGAACGAGGCGCCGTACGTCGTCCCGTTGACCAGCGGCTGCCAGACCCAGGTGCCGTCGGGGCCGTGCTCGACGCGGACCCGGCGCCCGGACGTCCCGCGGACCCTGCCGATCTCGGCGCCGGCGAGGTCGGTGGGCGCCGCCCGCAGCACCGCCACCGCGCGCTCCACGACGTCCTCGACCCCGGTCGCCGGCGCCAGCGCCTCGCCGAGCCGGGTCAGCAGCTGCAGCCGCCGGCCGAGCACGACCCGGGAGGTGGTCTCGGTGGCGATGTCGAGGACTCCCTCGACCTCGCCGTCCGGCCCGCGGACGGGCGAGTAGGAGAACGTGAACCAGCAGTTCTCTAGGAAGCCGCGACGATGCAGCGGGAGCAGGATGTCCTCGGACCAGGTCGGCTCCCCGGTGGCGCGCACCGCGGCCAGCATCGGTCCGATCACCGACCACGCCTCGGGGAAGACCTCGCGCGCCGGGCGCCCCAACGCCCCGGGATGCTTGCCGGCGATCAGCTCGACGTAGGCGGCGTTGTAGACCAGCACGTGCTCGGGGCCCCACAGCAGCGTGACCGGGAACCGGGTGCTCAGCGCCAGGTCGACCGCGTTGCACAGCGCCGGCGACCAGCTCGCGACGTCGCCGAGCGGCGAGGCAGCCCAGTCGACGGCGTCGTAGTCCCGCCGGATCGAGCCGGCGGCGCGGAAGAGGTCGGCCACGCGCCATATCCAACCCCATCCCGACCGCCGGCTCGGCGTCGAGGGGCACCCCGTTGAGTCGGGACCTGTTCGGGTCGAATCGGGACTTGTCCGGGTTCAGTCGGGACTCACCCGCGCCATCACCGGCGAGGCCAGCACCCCGTGCACCAGGACCGAGGCCACGATCGTGAACGCCACTGTCGACCACAGCCAGTCGGCCGCCAGCACGTCGGACTCCGCGCTGGCGTAGGCCAGGTAGTAGATCGAGCCGATGCCGCGGACGCCGAAGAACGCGGCGGCCAGCTGCTGGGGCCGGGTCAGCCCGCCGCTGCGGTCACTGCGCCGGGCGAACGCCGCGAGGGCCACCCAGCCGCTCAGCGGGCGCACCACGAAGATCAGCGCCAGCCCGATCACCACGCCCCGCCAGTCCAGCGCGTCCAGCAGCCCCCTGGTCACCGCGACCCCCAGCACCAGCAGCACGAACAGCGTGAGCAGCCGCTCCAGGCGCTCGGTGACCTCGTGCATCGCGGCGTGGTAGTCGTGGGTGCGCTCGGCCGAGCGGAAGGTCATCGCGCAGACGAAGACGGCCACGAACCCGTAGCCGCCGGCCACCTCGGCCAGGCCGTACGCCGTGACCAGGGCCGCGAGGGCCAGCAACGACTCGCCCCGCTCGGCGACCCGCAGCGACGGGCTGGCGGACCGGAAGGCGATGTAGGCCAGCACCCGGCCGACCAGGATGCCGACGACGACCGCCAGGACCAGCTTGCCGAGGAGGTACCAGCCGACCCACTCCAGCGCCCAGTGGCTGACCCCGCCCTCGGTGGCCAACAGGATCGCGGCGTACACGAACGGGAACGCGAGGCCGTCGTTGAGCCCCGCCTCCGAGGTGAGCGTGAAGCGCAGCTCGTCGCGCTCGTCGACCTCGTGCTCGGCGACGCTCTCGCCGGCGGCGGCGCCGCTGGCGGTCCGCGGCCCGGCGACCTGGACGTCCGAGGCGAGCACCGGGTCGGTGGGCGCGAGGACGGCGCCGACCAGCAGCGCGGCCGCGACCGGCAGCCCGGCCCACCACCACCCGAGCAGGGCCACCGCCCCGATCGTGAGCGGCATCGCCACCAGCAGCAGCCGCCAGGTCGGCGCCCACGCCGCCCACGACCGCCGGTCCCGGAAGCTCAGCGGACGGTCCAGCGCGAGGCCGACCCCCATCAGGGCCACGATCACCACGAGCTCGGTGACGTGCTCGATGGCGGCCCGGTTCTCCTGCGGGTCCAGCGGCAGGCCGTCGGGCAGCGGGGTCAGGCCGAGCAGCATGCCGACGCCCACCAGCACCATCGGGGCCGAGATCGCCCAGCGCTCGAGGAGGGCGGGCAGCACGATCGCGAGGAGGAGACTGCCTCCCGCGACCACGTACACCAGGTCGGAGGAGGTCACAGCCCCCGATACCCCGATCGGGTCAGGTCAGCCCACGGGTCCGGTCCTCGAACGCGGCGGCGATCTCGAGCAGCCGCCGGTCCGCACCGTGCGGGGCCACGACCTGGATCCCGACCGGCAGCCCGTCCCGGGTCCGGCCGGCCGGCAGCGCGATCGCCGGGCAGCCGGTGACCGTGATGAAGTACGCCGAGCGCATCCAGTCCAGGTAGGTCGCCATCGGCTGGCCGTTGATCTCGGTCGGGAACTCCTGGTCGGCCGGGAACGGCGGCACCTGGGAGACCGGCAGCACCAGCACGTCGTGGTCGACGAAGAACTCCCGCATCCGCTGCCCCAGCGTGGTGCGCTGGGTGTAGGCGCGGGCGATGTCCGCCCCGGTCAGGGACTCCCCCGCCCGGATGTTGTCGGCCAGCGAGTGCTTCAGCTGGCCCGGGTTGTCGGCGAGCACCTTGCCGAGCTTGGCCTGGAGGTGCCAGGCGCGCAGGGTGCGGAAGGTGTCCTCGGCCTCGTGCAGGTCCGGGGCGGCCGCACTCACGCGGGCACCGCCGGCGGACCACACCGCGGCGGACTCCTCGACCACCCGGGCGACCTCGTGGTCGACCTGGAAGGAGCCGCCGAGGTCCACCGAGACCGCCACCCGCAGCCCGGCGAGCGCACCGCTCGCGGCCTGGTCCAGCGGCGCGGACAGCAGGTGCCCGGGCTCCCCCAGCGCCATCGGCGTGCGCGGGTCGGGCCCGGCGAGCACGCCGAGCAGCAGCGCGAGGTCGCGCACGTCCCGCGCCATCGGGCCACCGACCGAGGTGGTCTCCCACTGGTTGTACAGCGGCCACTCCGGCACCCGGCCGAGGCTGGGACGCATGCCCACCACGCCGCAGAACGACGCGGGGTTGCGCAGCGAGCCGCCCATGTCGGACCCGTCGGCCAGCGGCACCATGCCGGCGGCCAGCGCGGCCGCGGCGCCACCGCTGGACCCGCCGGCGGAGCGGCTGAGGTCGTGCGGGTTGCGGGTGGTGCCGAAGACCGGGTTGAAGGTGTGTGAGCCGGCCGCGAACTCGGGCACGTTGGTCTTGCCGAGCAGCACCACGCCGGCGCGGCGGATTCGCTCGACGAGCAGCTCGTCGGCGGCGGGCACGTGGTCGGCGAAGACCGGCGAGCCGTACGTCGTACGCCACCCGGCCGTGGCGTGGGTGTCCTTGACCGCGAACGGCAGCCCGTGCAGCGGCTCGGGCCGCCCGCCGCGGGCCAGGTGCTCGTCGGCGGCCGCGGCGCCGGCGCGGGCCCGCTCGGGGTCCAGGGAGACGATCGCGTTGACGTCGGGGTTGCGCTCGGCGATCCGCGCCAGGTGCAGGTCGAGCACCTCGCGCGCCGAGATCCGGCGCTCGCGCAGCGCCGCCGCGAGGACCCGGGCCGGGGAGTCGGGGGTCAGGTCGGTGCCCATCGCCCGCCCGCTCAGCGCCGGCGGCCGAGGATCGCCCCGGCGAGCACGCCGAGGAGCACCAGGCCGGCACCGATGACGACGCCCTTGGTGAGGTCGTCCGGGGAGCCCACGGCCGAGACCTTCGCCGGGGCGGTGAACACGCCCGGCTGGGCCGGCGCGGCGGCGGGAGCACCGTCGACCGCGGCCGTCGAGCTCATCGCGGATGCGGTCGCGGAGGCCGGGGCGGCCGAGGGCAGCCCGCCCTCGATGACCCGCTCGACGTTGCCGAAGAACTCCGCTGCCATCTTCTTGGCGACGCTGGTCAGCATCCGCTGGCCGACGCCGCCGGCCATGCCGCCGACGGTCGCCTCCGCCTCGTAGGCGATCTGGGTGCCGCCGTCGGCCGCGGCGAAGGTCACCGCGACGGTGGCGTCGACGGTGCCCGGCGCCCCGGCGCCCTGCAGGTGCATGGTCAGGGACTGGTGCTCCTGGAGGTCCGAGAGGACGCAGGTGCCGGCGTAGGTGCCCTTGATCGCGGCGATGCCCGCGGTCACGGTCATGTCGTAGGCGTTCTCGCCGGTGGCGGCGAGCCGCTCGCAGCCCGGGATCGTCGCGACCAGGACGGCCGGGTCGAGCAGGGCGTCCCAGACCTTCTCCACGGGGGCGGCGATGGTGTTGGAACCGGCGATCTTCATGCGGGGCGCTCCTGGGTGGTGGGGGTCTCCGCGTGCAGGGCGCGGAGCGTGAACAGCTCGGACGGGGAGATCGGCATCGCCGTGATCGGGATCCGCTCGGCATCCTCGATCGCGGACGCGAAGACGGCCGACCCGGGGATGACGCCGGCCTCGCCGGCGCCCTTGATGCCGAGCGGGTTGAGCGGGGAGGGCGTCTCGAGGTGGTCGATCGCGATGCCGTCGGGGATCTCGGTGACGAACGGCATCAGGAAGTCCATGAACGAGGCGTTGAGCAGCTGACCGGACTCGTCGTAGGCCATCCGCTCGAACAGCGCACCGCCGACGCCCTGGGCCACGCCGCCGTGGATCTGGCCCTCGACGATCATCGGGTTGATGAGGTGGCCGCAGTCGTGGACGACTGCGTACTTCAGGATCGTGATCTCGGCGGTGTCGGGGTCGGTCTCGACGATCACCGCGTGCATGCCGGACGCGTACGTCGCGCGCTCGGGGCTGTAGAAGTCCTTGCCCTCGAGCCCGGGCTCGTCGTCCTCGGCCACCGGGGGCTTGCCCGGGTCGCCGACCGAGAACTGGGTAGCGGCCTTGGACGCCTCGTCGAAGGCGTAGCGCAGCGGGTTGGACAGCACCGAGATCGTGGCGAGGTCCATCGAGGCTCCCGGGGAGCCCTTCACCGACACGACGCCGTCGACGATCTCCAGGTCGGCCTCGTCGGCCTCGAGGGCCTCGGCGGCGATCTTGAGCACCTTCTCCTTGGTGCGCTTGGCCGCCAGGTGGATCGCCGAGCCACTCATCACCGCGGCCCGCGAGGCGAACGTGCCGACGGCGTACGGCATCCGGCGGGTGTCGCCGGTGACGACCTCGACGTCCTCGAACTTCACACCGAGCTCGTCGGCGACCAGCTGGGCGAAGACCGTGGCGTGGCCCTGGCCCTGGGTGGTCAGGCCGGTGGCGACCTTGACCTTGCCGGTGGTCTCGATGTTGATGTGAGCGCCCTCGTAGGGGCCGACGCCGGTGCCCTCGACGTAGCAGGCCAGGCCGATGCCGACGGTGCGGCCCTGGGCGGCCATCTCGGCGCGGAACGCGGGGAACTCGTCCCAGCCGATCAGCTCCTTGATCTTCTCCAGCGAGGCGGGGTAGTCGCCGGAGTCGTACTCCAGCTCCCGGCCGTCCTGGAAGATCAGGCCCTGGTCGTAGGGGAACTCGTCGGGCTGGATGAAGTTCACCGCCCGCACCTCGGTGCGGTCCTTGCCGAGGTACTCGGCGATGGCGTCCATGGTCCGCTCCATGGCGAAGCAGCCCTGGGGGCGACCCGCGCCGCGGTACGGCGTGACGATCACGGTGTTGGTGTAGAGCGACTCGTAGACGACCCGGTAGACCTCGGGCTTGTAGGGCCCGAGCAGCTGGGTCGAGGTGATGATCGGGACGATCAGGCCGTAGGGCGTGTAGGCGCCGTGGTCGTGCCAGAACATCACGTCGAGCGCGAGCAGCCGACCGTCGTCGTCGAAGCCGACCTCGATGTGCTGGATCTGGCCGCGCTCGTGGGAGGAGGAGATGAAGTGCTCGCGGCGGTCCTCGGTGTACTTGACCACGCGGTTCAGGGCGCGGGCCGCGAGCGGGACCAGGAGCTCCTCGGGCCACGGGTGCACGACCTTGACGCCGAAGCCGCCGCCCACGTCGGGGGTGATCACGTCGACCTGGCCGAGGTCGAGGCCCAGCTTGACAGCGATCGCGGCCCGCACGCCGGTGGAGGTCTGCGTGGAGCTCCACACCTGCAGGCGGTTGACGTCGGGGTCCCACCGGGCCACGGTGCCGCGGCCCTCGAGCGGCGTGCAGGCGCTGCGCTCGATGTCGAGGTCGAGCTCGAGGCGGTGCGGCGCCTTGGCCATCGCGGCCTCGACGTCACCGGTCTTCTGCTCGCTGCGGGCGCCGATGTTGCCGGGCACGTCCTCGTGGACCAGCCGGTCCGCGGCGCGGGCGGCCTCGACGCCGACGACGGGCGGGAGCACCTCCCAGGTGACCTTGATCCGACCGACGGCGTCCTCGGCCAGGTAGCGGTCCTCGGCGACGACGAACGCGACGGCCTCGCCGACGTGGTTCACCTCGTCCTTGGCCAGGGCGTACTGGGTGCGGCCCTGGGTCAGGTCGGGGTGCGGGATCAGCAGCGGCAGCGGCTCCCCCATCGGCGCGGACAGCGGGCCGAGGTCCTCATAGGTCCACACCAGGTGGACGCCCTCGATCTCGAGGACGTCGGCGACGTCGATGTCGACGATCCGGGCATGGGCGTGCGGACTGCGCAGCACCGCTGCGTGCAGGGTCGCGGGGTCGGCGTGCACGTCGTCGACGTAGCGGCCCTTGCCGCGCAGGAACCGCTGGTCCTCGACCCGCTGGATGCCCTGGCCCATCAGCTTGGTGGTCATGCCGACTCCGCCTCCTTGGCCTGGGTGATCTCGGCGGCGCGCTCGACGGACTTCACAATGTTCTGGTAGCCGGTGCAGCGGCACAGGTTGCCGGCGATCATCTCGCGGGCCTCCTCGTGGGTCGGGCAGGGGTTCTCGTTCAGCCCGGCGGTGATCGTGGTGAGGAAGCCCGGGGTGCAGAAGCCGCACTGGAGGCCGTGGCACTCCGAGAAGGCCTGCTGGACCGGGCTCAGGGAGCCGTCGGGCTCGGTGAGCCCCTCGACGGTGGTGATCTCGGCGTCGACCGCGGAGACCGCGAAGATCAGGCAGGCGCGCACGGGCTTGCCGTCCATCAGCACCGTGCAGGCGCCGCAGACGCCGTGCTCGCACCCGACGTGGGTGCCGGTCAGGCCGAGGTCGTGGCGCAGCGCGTCGGAGAGCAGCCGGCGCGCCGGCACCTCCACGTCGTGGCCGATCCCGTTGACCCGCAACCGGATCAGGTGCAGCTGCTCGCCGTGGCGAACCGTGTCCTGTGCGCTCATCGTGCGGCCTCCCGAGCCTTCGTGACCACGCGCTTGGTGAGCACCCGAACGAGCTGGGCGCGGTACGCGGCAGTGGCATGGATGTCGTCGACCGGGTCGAGGTGCTCGAGGGCGACCTCGCCCAGCCTGTCGTCAGGTACGCCGGACAGGTCGACGACCGTGGGGACGTCGCTGACCGACACGTAGCTGGCGCGGACGCTGTCGCCGTCGACGACGGCGCCGAGGCCGACCAGCGCGTAGTCGCCCTGGCGGCGCGCGATCTCGTCGAACGCGACGCCCGCGCCGGCGGGCAGCGCCGGGAAGAACGCCGAGGTGGCGATCTCCTCCGGGCGCAGGGTGGACTCCAGCGGGCCGAGGAAGAGGTCCTCGGCCGCGATGGTGCGGGTGCCGCCGGTCGAGGCGGCCTCCACGGAGCCGCCGAGGAGGACCAGCACGCTGGGCATCTCGGCGGCGGCGTCGGCGTGCACGATCGAGCCGACGGTGGTGCCGCGGTTGCGGATCGTGGCGTGCGCGACGTACGAGAGCGCCTCGGGCAGCAGCGGCTGGACCCGGCGTACGCCCTCGTGGGCGAGCACGTCGGCGTGCCGGGCGAGTGCGCCGATGCGGACCCCGGCCTCGGTCACCTCGATGGTGTCGAGGCCGGGGATCGCGTTGATGTCGACCAGGGCGCTGGGCCCGGCCAGGCGCATCGACAGCAGTGGCACGAGGCTCTGTCCGCCTGCCAATACCTTGGCGTCTGCATTGCCCGAGAGAACTTCCAGTGCGTCGCCCAGGGTGGTGGGTCGGTGGTAAGCGAACGGAGCGGGTTTCACAGTGTCTTCGTCACCTCTCCTGACGTGCTGGCCGGAGTACGGCCCTTGACCATGTGGAAGTAGACGATGACCAGGATCGAGCCGAGGGCGATGCCGCCGAGCTCGAAGTCGTCGCCGATCGTCAGCGTGACCCCGCCGATGCCGGCGATGATGCCGGCGGCCAGGCCCACCATGTTGACGGGGTTGCCGAAGTCGACCCGGTTCTCGACCCAGATCTTGGCGCCGACCAGGCCGATCATGCCGTAGAGCACGACGGTGATGCCGCCCAGGACTCCGCCCGGGGTGGCGTTGACGATCGCACCGAACTTCGGGCACAGGCCGAGCAGGATCGCGACGGCCGCGGCGACGTAGTACGCGGCGGTCGAGTAGACGCGGGTCGCGCTCATGACGCCGATGTTCTCGGCGTACGTCGTGGTCGGCGAGCCGCCGAAGAGGCTCGCGAGCGCGGTGGCGGCACCGTCGGCGCCGATGGCCCGGCCCATGTAGGGATCGAGGTCGTCGCCGGTCATCTCGGCGACGGCCTTCACGTGGCCGGTGTTCTCGGCGATCAGCGCGATGACGCCGGGCAGCACGAGGAGGATGAAGCTCAGCGAGAAGCTCGGGCCGTGCACGACGTCCACGCCGTCGCCGAGCTGGCCGCTGGGCAGGCCGATCCAGTCGGCGGCCTTCACGCCGGCCCAGGTGACCCGGTCGTGCTCGGTGGCCTCGGTGGCGCCGGCCAGCGTGGAGGTGATCGGACCGAAGACGCCGTCGAAGATCCAGGAGATGACGTAGCCGAAGATCAGGGCGAGGAACACCGCGATCCGGGACCAGAAGCCGGGCAGCAGCACCGAGGCGGCCACCAGGAACGTGGTGGTCAGCAGCGCCACCCACTGGTCCTGGGGCCAGTAGGTCTGGGCCACGACCGGGGCGAGGTTGAAGCCGATCAGCATGACCACGGCGCCGGTGACGGCGGGCGGGAGGATCTTGTTGATCAGGCCGGCGCCCGCGAAGTGCACGACCACGCCGAGCGCCGCGAGCACCAGGCCGGCGACGAGGATGGCACCGGTGACGTCGGCGGAGTCGCCGCCCTGGAGGCGGATCGCGGCCACGGCGCCGACGAAGGCGGCGCTGGTGCCCAGGTAGCTGGGCACCTTGTTGTTGCAGACGAGCAGGAACAGGATCGTGCAGATGCCCGAGAACATGATCGCGAGGTTCGCGTCCAGGCCCATGACCAACGGGAAGACGAAGGTCGCCCCGAACATCGCCACGACGTGCTGGGCGCCGAGGCCCACCGTCTTTCCCCATCCGAGTCGCTGATGCGGCATCACGGCTTCGCCGGGCGCCGGGTCAACGACTTCCCACTTGAACATCGACATCGGTCGTTCCCTCTCTTCGTGCCAACACGGGGCCCGAGGCACCCTCAAGGTAGTGAGGGTCATGACACACCCTGAACGGCGACACGTGCCGAAGGAACGCCAAACCTGCTGGCAAGTCGTGTGTCCTGTGACACAGCATTTCTGTGTCCACGGCGGCGGGTGCGTGCCACGGGTCCCGGCCGGGCCGTACGTGGTCGAGACCAGTCCGGCGGGCGAGGGCGAAGATCCCCGGTTCACCGGGGAACCCCAGGGTTCTCGGGCACTGCAGTGCCGCGGGAGCGCGGGAGGTGCCCGAGGAGTCCCCCTGACCGCTGCTCGAGCCGTGAGGAGACCCGGAGCGGCTCGAGCACCGATCAGTCGATGATCTCCAGCACCCGGAGGGCGACGGCGACGTCGAGGCGCAGGTGCGGGTCCGAGGAGAGCGGGCCGAGGAGGCGCTCGAGCTTGGAGACCCGATAGCGCATCGTGTTGTAGTGGAAGAACTGCAGCCGCGCCGCCTCGGCGACGTTGAAGTTCGTGTCCAGCAGCACCTGCAGGGTCACCCGCAGGTCGGCGGCCTCGGTCGTGGCCTCCGCCAGCGGTCCCAGCACGTCCCGGGTGAACGCGCGCAGCTCCTCGGGGTCCGGGATCAGTGCGATCAGCCGGTGTACGCCGAGCTGGTCGAAGAACGTCGTGGAGCGGCCGCCGTGGATCCGGCGGCCCACGTCGACGGCGCGCCGGGCCTGGGCGTACGCACCCGGCAGGTCGTCGAGGGTGGTCGCGATCCGGCTGACGCCGACCGAGAACGGCCGGCGACCCCCGCCGCGGTCGCCGGTGACGGCGGCGGCCACCCGGGCCACCAGCGCCTGGCCCGGCATGCTCTCCTCAGCATCCGGGTCGACCGGGAGCAGCGTGACCACCTCGGAGGAGAAGTCCACGCACGGCACGCGCTCGTCGACGCTGCGGCTCACCTGCCGCCACGCCGCCGAGAAGCGCTCCTGCCACAGCCGGCGCATCGCGCGGGAGTCGGCCTCCCCGCCGGGGAGCGCCTCGTCGAGCTCGGCGACCAGCACCACGACCGGCCGGCTCAGGTCCCAGCCGAAGGTCTCCGCGTGCTCCGCGACGTACTCGCCGTCGCCGGCGCGGCGCAGGAAGAGGTCGCGCAGGAAGTCGCCCTGGTACTTGTTCTCGACAGCCGTCACCGCCTCCTGGCGGGTGATCAGCAGCGCCGCCACCGCGGCCGCGCGCTCCAGGGCGTGCACGTCGTCGGAGGAGATCGGCGCCCCCGGGCGCACGCACACCAGGCGAGCCAGGTCGACGCCGCCCGCGGCGACCCGCAGCAGGCGCACCTCGCCGTCCCCGATCCTGGCGCCGTCCGCCCCGATCCGCTCCACGCGGACCCGGCCGGTGTGGTCGACCAGGGTGTGGACCGAGAGCTGCTCGCGCAGGTCCTCGCCGATCGCCGCCGCCCGCTCCCGGCCGTCGGAGGAGGTGAACAGCACCCCGACGTCGAGCACGCGGGCCACCTCGGCCGCGATCCCGTCGAGATCGCCGCCCTCCAGCACGATCTGGGTCAGGCCGGAGTGGAGGGCATCCACGCGTGCCAGCGCCGCGATGGCACCGTCCTCGCGGTTGGCTATCAAGATGTGCGCTCACTTTCCGAGATCGTTGGCACAACCTCACATCGGCCTCACCGTAACCCGGCGGCTAGCGTCGGACCCCGTGAGCCCCCTCCCGATCGCCGTCAGCGCCCCGGTGCGCGTGCGCGACCGGTTGCGGGCGGCGGCGGACGGCCCGGTTCCCCTCGTGCACCGCGGTCTGCACGCCGTGTACGCCGACCTCGACGGCTGGTGCGTCGGCGTCGTCGACGGCCTGTCCACGGCGGTGCCCTGCGCACTGCGGACCACCGGCACCGAGCTGCCCGAGGTCCGGGGCGCCCACGTCGCCGGAGGCGTCCTGCACCTCGACGACCGGCCGTTGCTCGTGGGCCGGTACGTCGACGTGGCGGTCCCCCGGCTGCAGATCCCAGTCACCAGCCCAGGCACCACCCCGGCGCCGATGAGCGCCGACGAGGTGGCCGAGCTGGTCGGGTCCGGCGACGGGCTGACGCCGTACGGCGACGACCTGCTGTGCGGCTGGCTGGCCGCCCACCGCAGCGCCGGGATCGCGACCCCCGAGGTCGACCGCGCGGTCCGCGCCCAGCTCCACCGCACCACCCTGCTCTCGGCGACCCTGCTCGACTGCGCCCTCCGGGGCGAGGTCCTGCCGGAGTTCGCCGCC from Nocardioides pantholopis harbors:
- a CDS encoding cation:proton antiporter; this encodes MTSSDLVYVVAGGSLLLAIVLPALLERWAISAPMVLVGVGMLLGLTPLPDGLPLDPQENRAAIEHVTELVVIVALMGVGLALDRPLSFRDRRSWAAWAPTWRLLLVAMPLTIGAVALLGWWWAGLPVAAALLVGAVLAPTDPVLASDVQVAGPRTASGAAAGESVAEHEVDERDELRFTLTSEAGLNDGLAFPFVYAAILLATEGGVSHWALEWVGWYLLGKLVLAVVVGILVGRVLAYIAFRSASPSLRVAERGESLLALAALVTAYGLAEVAGGYGFVAVFVCAMTFRSAERTHDYHAAMHEVTERLERLLTLFVLLVLGVAVTRGLLDALDWRGVVIGLALIFVVRPLSGWVALAAFARRSDRSGGLTRPQQLAAAFFGVRGIGSIYYLAYASAESDVLAADWLWSTVAFTIVASVLVHGVLASPVMARVSPD
- a CDS encoding SpoIIE family protein phosphatase, whose translation is MADLFRAAGSIRRDYDAVDWAASPLGDVASWSPALCNAVDLALSTRFPVTLLWGPEHVLVYNAAYVELIAGKHPGALGRPAREVFPEAWSVIGPMLAAVRATGEPTWSEDILLPLHRRGFLENCWFTFSYSPVRGPDGEVEGVLDIATETTSRVVLGRRLQLLTRLGEALAPATGVEDVVERAVAVLRAAPTDLAGAEIGRVRGTSGRRVRVEHGPDGTWVWQPLVNGTTYGASFLGVRLHPHLPEDADYLGFVALLGGAVDQALDRVAALEAERSFSEALQRSLLSRPPTVPGLEVAVRYQAALEVAQVGGDWYDAFELRDGSLTVVVGDVAGHDENAAAAMAQLRNLTRGVAVTRWSEPATMLGDLDRAVLGLGLDVVATAVLGQVRPIEGSAGRLLEWSSAGHPPPVLIEPDGTARVLERAPDLLLGLDPTAERGSHSVVLEPGSTVLLYSDGLIERRGVPLDESVRWLVSELDGRRFLDAEAVCDHLLGEVGLLVDDDIVLLALRVTG
- a CDS encoding lysophospholipid acyltransferase family protein — its product is MLYRALHSVVPPLAKAVWRPTVRGLANVPGTGPVVLASNHLSFADSIVIPVVVPRKVVFLAKSDYFTGTGVRGALSRMWFEGLGMLPVDRDDSKAALASLDTALEVLGRGDAFGIYPEGTRSRDGRLYRGRTGVAHLALTAGCPVVPVGLTGTERLQPVGARLPRIVPITVEFGAPIQVAGRFGGLPAGRARRELTDEVMAAIGALTGQEPAGVYNARPV
- a CDS encoding SRPBCC family protein; protein product: MKIAGSNTIAAPVEKVWDALLDPAVLVATIPGCERLAATGENAYDMTVTAGIAAIKGTYAGTCVLSDLQEHQSLTMHLQGAGAPGTVDATVAVTFAAADGGTQIAYEAEATVGGMAGGVGQRMLTSVAKKMAAEFFGNVERVIEGGLPSAAPASATASAMSSTAAVDGAPAAAPAQPGVFTAPAKVSAVGSPDDLTKGVVIGAGLVLLGVLAGAILGRRR
- a CDS encoding amidase; translated protein: MGTDLTPDSPARVLAAALRERRISAREVLDLHLARIAERNPDVNAIVSLDPERARAGAAAADEHLARGGRPEPLHGLPFAVKDTHATAGWRTTYGSPVFADHVPAADELLVERIRRAGVVLLGKTNVPEFAAGSHTFNPVFGTTRNPHDLSRSAGGSSGGAAAALAAGMVPLADGSDMGGSLRNPASFCGVVGMRPSLGRVPEWPLYNQWETTSVGGPMARDVRDLALLLGVLAGPDPRTPMALGEPGHLLSAPLDQAASGALAGLRVAVSVDLGGSFQVDHEVARVVEESAAVWSAGGARVSAAAPDLHEAEDTFRTLRAWHLQAKLGKVLADNPGQLKHSLADNIRAGESLTGADIARAYTQRTTLGQRMREFFVDHDVLVLPVSQVPPFPADQEFPTEINGQPMATYLDWMRSAYFITVTGCPAIALPAGRTRDGLPVGIQVVAPHGADRRLLEIAAAFEDRTRGLT